A window of the Tripterygium wilfordii isolate XIE 37 chromosome 12, ASM1340144v1, whole genome shotgun sequence genome harbors these coding sequences:
- the LOC120010853 gene encoding 1,4-alpha-glucan-branching enzyme 1, chloroplastic/amyloplastic-like, with protein MYSSLGLAATPFLGFSSAPSVKDFKRASGTNPCLAKLHPIGLTYCSPKLAGHQILTFPLKTTIHGKVKRSFSISAVMTDDNPASTSIEEEMESIGILHIDPGLEPFKDHFKDRLRRYLEQKRLFEQHEGGLEKFAQGYLKFGFNREQGSIVYREWAPAAQEAQVIGDFNGWDGSNHKMEKNQFGVWSIEIPDSDGNPAIPHNSRVKFRFKHGDGIWVDRIPAWIKYATQDTTKFAAPYDGVYWDPPPPERYQFRYPRPPKPTAPRIYEAHVGMSSSEPRVSSYREFADDVLPRIAANNYNTVQLMAVMEHSYYASFGYHVTNFFAVSSRCGSPEDLKYLIDKAHSLGLRVLMDIVHSHASNNVTDGLNGFDVGQGSQESYFHTGDRGYHKLWDSRLFNYANWEVLRFLLSNLRWWLEEFKFDGFRFDGVTSMLYHHHGIDMAFTGDYNDYFSEKTDVDAVVYMMLANCLIRNVLPEATVVSEDVSGMPGLCRPNSDGGIGFDYRLAMAIPDKWIDYLKNKSDGDWSMKEIAWSLTNRRYTEKCVAYAESHDQAIVGDKTIAFFLMDKEMYSGMSALVDASPTIERGIALHKMIHFITMALGGEGYLNFMGNEFGHPEWIDFPREGNAWSYEKCRRQWNLVDSEHLRYKFMNAFDKAMNELDERYSFLASSKQIVSSVNEEDKVIVFERGDLVFVFNFNPENSYDGYKVGCDLPGKYRVALDSDAWEFGGQGRVGHDVDHFTNPEGIPGVPETNFNNRPNSFKVFSPARTCVVYYRVEENIEGNSTSDFIDDNEKIATYAEQESFEELASVEGGDIVRTSVGDPEAKEMGKGHVGSSNIGETEIKELVEGPTDGHVGSSNNAT; from the exons ATGTACAGTTCTTTGGGTCTAGCTGCCACGCCCTTTCTTGGGTTCTCCTCAGCTCCCTCTGTCAAGGACTTCAAGAGG GCTTCAGGAACTAATCCCTGCCTTGCCAAACTACATCCGATTGGACTGACCTATTGCTCCCCGAAATTGGCTGGCCACCAGATATTGACGTTCCCTTTGAAAACCACAATACACGGAAAG GTGAAGCGCAGTTTCTCGATCTCAGCAGTTATGACAGATGACAACCCCGCATCAACATCAATTGAGGAAGAGATGGAAAGCATTGGCATTCTGCATATTGATCCTGGTTTGGAACCATTTAAAGATCACTTCAAAGATAGACTGAGAAGATATTTAGAACAGAAAAGGCTTTTTGAACAACATGAAGGAGGCCTTGAGAAGTTTGCACAAG GCTATTTGAAATTTGGGTTTAACAGAGAACAAGGGAGTATTGTGTACCGTGAGTGGGCTCCTGCTGCTCA GGAAGCTCAAGTTATTGGGGACTTCAACGGTTGGGATGGTTCCAACCATAAGATGGAAAAGAATCAATTTGGTGTTTGGAGCATCGAAATACCCGACTCTGATGGAAATCCAGCCATCCCTCACAATTCAAGGGTTAAATTCCGGTTCAAGCATGGTGATGGGATTTGGGTTGATAGAATTCCAGCATGGATAAAATATGCCACTCAGGACACCACCAAATTTGCAGCACCATATGATGGTGTTTACTGGGATCCACCACCTCCAGAAAG GTATCAGTTCAGGTACCCTCGGCCTCCAAAGCCCACCGCCCCACGAATTTATGAGGCTCATGTTGGAATGAGTAGTTCAGAACCTCGGGTTAGTTCATACAGAGAATTCGCTGATGATGTTTTGCCTCGTATTGCTGCGAATAACTATAACACTGTTCAGTTGATGGCTGTGATGGAGCATTCTTATTATGCATCATTTGGGTATCATGTGACAAACTTTTTTGCTGTAAGCAGCAGATGTGGAAGCCCTGAGGATCttaaatatttaattgataAAGCCCACAGCTTGGGTCTAAGGGTCCTGATGGACATTGTTCACAGTCATGCAAGTAACAATGTCACTGATGGCCTCAACGGCTTTGATGTTGGCCAAGGCTCACAAGAATCATATTTCCACACAGGAGATCGAGGCTATCATAAGTTATGGGACAGCAGACTTTTCAACTATGCTAATTGGGAAGTCCTTCGCTTCCTTTTATCTAATTTGAGATGGTGGCTTGAGGAGTTCAAATTTGATGGGTTTCGGTTTGATGGGGTAACTTCCATGTTGTATCATCACCATGGAATCGACATGGCATTCACAGGGGATTATAACGATTATTTTAGTGAGAAAACAGATGTCGATGCTGTTGTTTATATGATGCTGGCAAACTGTCTGATTCGTAATGTTTTGCCAGAAGCAACTGTGGTTTCCGAAGATGTTTCTGGTATGCCTGGACTTTGTCGTCCTAACTCTGATGGAGGGATTGGTTTCGATTACCGCTTGGCGATGGCCATCCCTGACAAGTGGATTGATTACTTGAAAAATAAGAGTGACGGAGACTGGTCAATGAAGGAAATAGCATGGAGCTTAACTAATCGGAGATACACTGAGAAATGTGTGGCTTATGCTGAGAGCCATGACCAG GCTATTGTGGGCGACAAGACTATTGCTTTCTTCttaatggataaagaaatgTATTCAGGCATGTCTGCTTTAGTGGATGCTTCGCCGACTATTGAAAGAGGAATTGCGCTTCACAAG ATGATACACTTTATTACCATGGCATTGGGAGGTGAGGGCTACCTAAATTTTATGGGAAATGAG TTTGGCCATCCGGAGTGGATTGACTTCCCAAGAGAAGGCAATGCATGGAGTTATGAAAAATGCAGACGCCAATGGAACCTGGTAGATTCTGAGCACCTGAGATATAAG TTCATGAATGCTTTTGACAAAGCCATGAATGAACTTGATGAAAGGTACTCATTCCTTGCATCATCGAAGCAGATAGTGAGCAGTGTAAATGAAGAAGATAAG GTTATTGTCTTTGAGCGTGGAGATCTGGTTTTCGTATTCAATTTTAATCCAGAGAACTCCTATGATGG GTACAAAGTAGGTTGTGATTTGCCTGGGAAGTACAGAGTTGCACTTGATAGTGATGCATGGGAATTTGGTGGCCAAGGAAGG gTGGGTCATGATGTAGATCATTTCACAAACCCAGAAGGAATACCTGGAGTGCCTGAGACAAATTTCAACAACCGTCCGAATTCCTTCAAAGTTTTCTCACCGGCTCGAACATGTGTG GTTTATTATAGAGTTGAGGAAAACATTGAAGGGAACAGCACTAGTGATTTCATTGACGATAATGAGAAAATAGCAACATATGCTGAGCAGGAGAGTTTCGAAGAGTTGGCATCTGTCGAGGGTGGTGACATTGTTCGAACCAGTGTAGGTGACCCAGAAGCAAAAGAGATGGGGAAAGGCCATGTTGGTTCAAGCAACATAGGGGAGACAGAAATAAAAGAGTTGGTTGAAGGGCCAACAGATGGCCATGTTGGTTCAAGCAACAATGCAACATAG
- the LOC120010856 gene encoding uncharacterized protein LOC120010856, with protein MSRMKFDRKPPLAKSPIRLRPRLSVQSNSSSLQTPPGSLTKSQKPSRVYHMEEPDLRPEYRTISCELRALAKKVQNELGGTAGENTGQFTDSSPLFERGRFYEEYSARRNERLKRKKGLPGKEEKISSAYNLGVTVESSKRRDTKKIQSSRKSVSAAYSLETTMETPRYMLRSMTKENKKPPLPVVSSERSLFGAEKKIGTARRVRKV; from the exons ATGTCGAGGATGAAATTCGATCGCAAGCCACCTCTGGCCAAATCGCCTATTCGACTCAGGCCTAGACTCTCCGTTCAATCCAACTCAAGCTCTCTGCAAACCCCACCTG GTTCGTTGACGAAATCCCAGAAACCAAGCCGGGTTTACCATATGGAAGAACCGGATCTCCGACCCGAATACCGCACCATATCATGTGAGTTGCGAGCTCTGGCGAAGAAAGTTCAGAACGAACTGGGAGGCACCGCCGGGGAAAACACCGGCCAGTTCACTGACTCATCTCCGTTGTTCGAGCGAGGCAGGTTCTATGAAGAGTACTCCGCGAGGAGGAACGAGAGGCTTAAGAGAAAGAAAGGCTTACcagggaaggaagagaaaatCAGTTCTGCATACAATCTTGGAGTTACAGTGGAATCTTCGAAGAGAAGGGACACGAAGAAGATTCAGAGCTCGAGGAAGTCAGTATCGGCTGCGTACTCTTTGGAGACGACTATGGAGACGCCGAGGTATATGCTGAGAAGTATGACTAAAGAGAACAAGAAGCCTCCTCTGCCTGTGGTTAGCTCTGAGAGGTCTCTGTTTGGCGCAGAGAAGAAAATTGGTACTGCTCGTAGGGTCAGGAAAGTATGA
- the LOC120010457 gene encoding vinorine synthase-like yields the protein MFSFSQSTRWALAQLSVCECHPAFSSHTRPQISTNPQGLQSLPFGLGFTNQLSGGQLGIRTRQVSSTRERNGDSDNNIQTEIKPSSPTPSHLKTYKISLLDQYGPSGYAPLLLFYSSATQETISNPSQILKQSLSQTLTHYYPVAGKIGDNLSIDCNDEGVLYIEARVNCSLNDYLSNLDAPSIFKFFPDLFSFNPQNHSFTENPYAIPSRLYESGPSVVTRRFFFDETVIANLKAQATSSRVQKPTRTEVAASVLIKSLTAALKMKSGTQKPTLMNFPVNLRRRATPQLPETCVGNLLLFTTLLSKGDEELDGLVWKMRESVSRINGDVVRSLQGDGGCLKFTEIVQEIHDELFSDSGKVSIGLNSWCNYGLYSIDFGWGKPLWIPVPGFGIKNYMFLMDTRYGNGIEAWVSLDKKVMAVIEQDKKLLSLVSLDPSPLELGSKNFDSCLSLAADVFFFPANQASQRPLQE from the exons ATGTTTTCATTTTCACAATCTACGAGATGGGCACTTGCTCAGCTTAGCGTGTGCGAATGTCACCCTGCATTTTCTTCCCACACTAGGCCTCAAATCTCAACTAATCCACAAGGGTTGCAGAGTCTCCCATTTGGCTTAGGATTTACTAACCAGTTGTCCGGTGGGCAGCTGG GTATCAGAACAAGGCAAGTGAGctcaacaagagagagaaatggagATTCAGATAATAATATCCAAACAGAGATCAAGCCTTCTTCTCCAACACCTTCTCACCTCAAAACCTACAAAATCTCTCTCCTTGATCAGTACGGACCTTCTGGGTATGCTCCTTTACTCCTTTTCTACTCTTCTGCGACCCAAGAAACCATCTCCAACCCATCACAGATCTTAAAACAATCTCTTTCACAAACATTAACTCATTATTATCCGGTCGCCGGAAAGATTGGGGACAATCTGTCCATTGATTGCAACGATGAAGGGGTTTTATATATCGAGGCTAGAGTAAATTGTTCTTTGAATGACTATCTCAGCAATCTCGATGCACCATCGATATTCAAATTCTTTCCAGATTTGTTTAG CTTCAACCCTCAAAATCATTCCTTCACAGAGAATCCATATGCTATACCATCTCGTCTGTACGAGTCGGGTCCTTCTGTTGTTACAAGAAGGTTTTTCTTCGACGAAACGGTCATAGCAAATCTTAAGGCCCAAGCAACAAGCTCTAGAGTGCAGAAACCTACACGCACAGAGGTTGCGGCTTCAGTCCTCATTAAAAGCTTGACGGCTGCATTGAAGATGAAATCGGGAACCCAAAAGCCAACTTTGATGAATTTTCCAGTCAACTTGCGACGAAGGGCTACTCCACAGTTACCGGAAACTTGTGTGGGGAATCTACTTTTGTTCACAACTCTATTGTCCAAAGGTGATGAAGAGTTGGATGGCTTGGTGTGGAAGATGAGAGAAAGCGTGTCGAGAATCAATGGCGATGTTGTGAGGAGCCTTCAAGGCGATGGAGGGTGCTTGAAGTTCACTGAGATTGTACAAGAGATTCATGATGAATTGTTTTCCGACTCTGGGAAGGTCAGTATTGGGCTCAATAGCTGGTGTAACTATGGGTTATACAGTATTGATTTTGGGTGGGGGAAGCCATTGTGGATTCCGGTTCCTGGTTTCGGCATCAAGAATTATATGTTTCTGATGGATACAAGATATGGTAATGGAATTGAAGCATGGGTGTCATTGGATAAAAAAGTCATGGCGGTGATTGAACAAGATAAGAAGCTCCTCTCTCTGGTTTCTTTAGACCCAAGTCCTTTAGAACTAGGAAGTAAGAATTTTGATTCATGTCTTTCCCTTGCtgctgatgttttttttttcccagcaAACCAAGCCAGCCAGAGACCTCTGCAAGAGTGA
- the LOC120011590 gene encoding stemmadenine O-acetyltransferase-like — protein MKMEVQITSKDTIKPSSPTPPHLRNYKLSLLDHLIPAPYAPIVLFYPCNTDYVISLDLLRQSLSKTLTRFYPLAGTMKDDLSIDCNDEGAYYVETRVNCTLDHFLTKPDLVLIHKFFPCDLILKESAGTFASNFQVNVFECGGIAIGICISHKVVDGAALSTFIKAWSGAARGCGEAILPDFVASSLFPTSDLWLRDSSIAMWGSLFRLGKCRTQRFVFDSSAITGLKAKANLKLCPTRVEAVSGFLWKCLMNASEKKHGSPRPSFLTHLVNLRRRISHPTLENSMGNLLWIAATRCVVEHKPGLKHFVTEVKEATSKIDGEFVKTLRSDEGSSVMSDSFKEIGELGRQGVECFGFSSWCKFGFYDADFGWGKPVWVSSFGMDGSVFINLIMLNDTRFGDGIEAWVTLDEEEMNILEHNPELVEFASLDPSPLHIGESKPCC, from the coding sequence ATGAAAATGGAAGTTCAAATTACATCCAAAGATACCATAAAACCATCCTCTCCAACACCTCCACACCTTAGAAACTACAAGCTCTCACTTCTTGATCACCTTATCCCAGCTCCTTATGCACCAATTGTGCTCTTCTATCCCTGCAATACTGACTATGTAATTAGTCTAGACTTGCTAAGACAATCTCTCTCGAAAACACTAACTCGGTTTTACCCGCTAGCGGGGACGATGAAAGACGACCTCTCTATCGATTGCAATGATGAAGGAGCCTATTATGTTGAAACAAGAGTGAATTGTACTCTTGATCACTTCCTTACCAAGCCTGATCTCGTGTTGATTCATAAGTTCTTTCCATGTGATCTAATATTGAAGGAATCTGCAGGGACTTTTGCGAGTAATTTTCAAGTGAATGTGTTTGAATGTGGTGGCATTGCGATTGGCATATGTATATCACACAAGGTGGTCGACGGTGCTGCACTGAGCACCTTCATCAAGGCATGGTCTGGCGCTGCCCGTGGATGCGGTGAAGCAATATTGCCTGACTTTGTTGCCAGTTCTCTGTTCCCGACAAGCGATTTATGGCTTCGAGACTCGTCGATCGCCATGTGGGGTTCATTGTTCAGACTAGGCAAGTGTAGGACACaaagatttgtgtttgattcCTCGGCGATAACCGGTCTCAAGGCCAAAGCAAATCTGAAACTCTGTCCTACTCGTGTCGAGGCAGTCTCGGGTTTCTTGTGGAAGTGTTTGATGAATGCCTCTGAGAAAAAACATGGTTCTCCAAGGCCTTCTTTCTTGACTCACTTAGTGAATTTGCGCAGAAGAATATCACATCCCACGTTGGAGAATTCGATGGGGAACCTCCTCTGGATAGCAGCCACTCGATGCGTGGTCGAGCATAAGCCTGGACTGAAACATTTTGTTACTGAAGTGAAGGAGGCCACATCGAAAATCGACGGTGAGTTTGTCAAGACTCTAAGAAGTGATGAGGGGAGTTCTGTGATGTCTGATTCATTTAAAGAAATAGGTGAATTGGGAAGACAAGGAGTAGAATGTTTTGGGTTTTCAAGTTGGTGTAAGTTTGGGTTCTATGATGCTGATTTTGGGTGGGGAAAACCTGTCTGGGTCAGCAGCTTTGGCATGGATGGTTCGGTATTCATCAACTTAATCATGTTGAACGATACAAGGTTTGGCGATGGAATTGAAGCTTGGGTGACATTGGATGAAGAGGAGATGAACATTTTGGAACACAATCCAGAGCTCGTGGAGTTTGCATCCTTGGACCCAAGTCCTCTACATATTGGTGAGTCCAAGCCATGCTGTTGA
- the LOC120010315 gene encoding zinc finger CCCH domain-containing protein 63-like — protein sequence MATETARTTFNRRPERFVYTRPGRVYTSRKKGIVCSFWLAGRCTRNPCNFVHGELPPHGPHSSVHGRTKQQPDRPRKINTNYDYSKTSSLPSTAPTGSCSEQKAPNRVCGNSVYGESAKGDRCQDLRSCSYGDGFSILAKLEGHKRPISGIALLAESDKLCSGSIDGIVKVWDCSTGQCVKLVNLGSEIGSLISEGPWVFLGLPNVVKACNIQTCVDYSLEGPVGQVHAMVVGNDVLFAGSQDGTITAWKGSSATDPPFQISASLQGHTSAVTCLTVGVKGLYSGSLDGTIKAWDLITLQCTHTLHRHNAAVMSLLCWDQFLLSCSLDQKIHVWFATEDGNLEVTYTHDVEHGALALCGVSDAEGKPILLCSCDDKIVRCYELPSFMEKDKIFSGGEVQAIDLGPEGLFFTGDTSGGLTVWKLNEPMKS from the coding sequence ATGGCGACTGAGACTGCGAGGACTACATTCAATCGGAGGCCTGAAAGATTTGTCTATACTAGACCTGGACGAGTATACACAAGTCGTAAAAAGGGCATCGTCTGTTCGTTTTGGTTGGCTGGAAGGTGCACGAGAAACCCCTGTAACTTCGTTCATGGAGAATTGCCCCCGCATGGCCCGCACTCTTCCGTTCATGGCAGAACCAAACAGCAGCCGGACCGGCCAAGGAAGATTAATACCAATTATGATTACTCAAAAACCTCATCACTTCCAAGCACGGCGCCTACTGGTAGTTGCTCTGAACAAAAGGCCCCAAATAGGGTTTGCGGAAATTCGGTCTACGGGGAAAGTGCGAAAGGAGATAGATGCCAGGACTTGCGTTCATGTTCTTACGGTGACGGGTTCTCAATATTGGCGAAGCTTGAAGGGCACAAAAGGCCCATCTCTGGGATTGCGCTTCTAGCTGAATCTGACAAGCTCTGTTCAGGCAGCATAGATGGAATAGTGAAGGTTTGGGATTGCAGTACTGGCCAGTGCGTGAAATTAGTGAATCTTGGGAGTGAAATTGGGTCTTTAATTAGTGAAGGTCCATGGGTTTTTCTGGGTTTGCCGAACGTTGTTAAGGCCTGCAACATTCAGACTTGTGTGGACTACAGCCTCGAAGGACCAGTTGGGCAGGTCCATGCCATGGTTGTTGGGAATGATGTTCTTTTTGCTGGTTCACAAGATGGTACTATTACAGCATGGAAGGGTAGTTCTGCAACTGATCCTCCCTTTCAGATTTCTGCTTCTCTGCAAGGTCATACTTCTGCTGTGACATGTCTGACTGTTGGAGTAAAGGGGCTCTACTCGGGATCGTTGGACGGAACAATCAAGGCATGGGATCTGATCACATTACAGTGTACACATACATTACACAGGCACAATGCTGCTGTAATGTCACTCCTTTGTTGGGATCAATTCCTGCTGTCTTGCTCATTGGATCAGAAGATACATGTTTGGTTTGCTACTGAAGATGGCAACTTGGAGGTGACTTACACCCATGACGTGGAACATGGTGCGCTTGCTCTTTGTGGGGTGAGTGATGCAGAAGGTAAACCAATTTTATTATGCTCCTGCGACGACAAAATTGTTCGATGCTATGAATTACCTTCGTTTATGGAGAAGGACAAGATATTCTCCGGCGGGGAAGTACAAGCAATTGACCTTGGTCCAGAGGGTCTGTTCTTTACTGGCGATACATCAGGCGGTTTGACAGTTTGGAAGTTGAATGAACCGATGAAATCCTGA
- the LOC120010316 gene encoding DNAJ protein JJJ1 homolog, translated as MERLRLRTSQGLGILIIFLQTFFQSSSGTNTDKQQSFLQNPDTMTVMKRCHYDVLGLQRDCLEEQIRSAYRKLAKERHPDKRFQSGLSVEKATAKFQELVNAYNVHSDPLSRVQYDRQVHHRRIIFSNARPKPTPKREPTRKPNTKQPAKFPIPNFSFMSNTDFSGYGATGNGFYKVYSDIFNKIHEIEVEFVKFSGASLRSVPEAPNMGNSDTPYKAVKGFYEYWLGFSTVMDFGHNDKEMIKRLKARQEHNRRVRSLAAIAMEKDKRMIEVVEKNEKEKEKSRQWMEWIVKNKVETEDVRQWREKMQEQMMQRRRRFEARPI; from the exons ATGGAGAGATTGAGATTACGGACGTCACAAGGATTAGGAATCCTTATTATATTCTTACAAACTTTCTTTCAATCATCTTCGGGTACAAATACTGACAAGCAACAGAGTTTTCTGCAAAATCCTGACACCATGACGGTCATGAAGAGATGCCACTACGACGTGCTGGGTCTTCAACGCGACTGTTTAGAGGAGCAAATCCGATCGGCATACCGGAAGCTCGCCAAAGAGCGCCACCCTGACAAGAGGTTCCAGTCCGGACTGAGCGTGGAGAAAGCCACGGCCAAGTTCCAAGAACTCGTTAATGCCTACAACGTCCACTCCGACCCGTTATCCCGTGTCCAGTACGACCGACAGGTCCACCACCGCCGTATCATCTTTTCCAATGCGAGACCCAAACCAACACCAAAGCGCGAACCGACCCGGAAACCCAACACTAAACAACCAGCCAAATTTCCAATCCCCAACTTCTCATTCATGTCCAACACTGATTTCTCGGGTTACGGCGCCACTGGGAACGGGTTCTACAAGGTGTATTCGGATATATTTAACAAGATACACGAAATCGAGGTGGAATTTGTGAAATTTTCCGGGGCGAGTTTGAGATCGGTTCCGGAGGCTCCGAATATGGGGAATTCGGATACTCCATATAAGGCAGTTAAGGGGTTTTATGAATACTGGCTAGGGTTTAGTACGGTCATGGATTTCGGGCACAATGACAAGGAGATGATCAAGAGGCTGAAGGCGAGGCAGGAACACAATCGGCGCGTGAGGAGTTTGGCAGCGATTGCAATGGAGAAAGACAAGAGAATGATTGAGGTGGTAGAGAAGAacgagaaggagaaggagaagtcGAGGCAATGGATGGAATGGATCGTGAAGAACAAAGTGGAGACGGAGGATGTGCGGCAGTGGAGAGAAAAGATGCAGGAGCAGATGATGCAGAGACGAAGGAGGTTTGAGGCACG GCCAATTTGA